The Lolium rigidum isolate FL_2022 chromosome 2, APGP_CSIRO_Lrig_0.1, whole genome shotgun sequence genomic interval AAAGTACCTCTAATCCTTTCTTTAGTTTGGGATGACCATCAATCATAAGAACAGTAAACCTGTCGGTACTACATTACTTATGGAAGTTGTATTAATATCTGCCGCTTGCTTAGATTTGCATAAATCTTTTGCTTATATCCCCCAATATTCAGATTTTATACCCCACTTGGAAGGTCACACATAATTTAGCATGAGATGGCACTGTTTTTATTTGCGGTAGTTCAATTCATATGTTGGAGAGACACGACACATGCAAACAGCCTGCGACTGGAAAAGACATAATacaaagaaaatcaaaagaagCTAGCAAGCTATACAGTAAAATACATGTAATATATAAAATAAAGCTTGGTGGCAGTAAGATGAATATTGCAAGAGATCGAAGGTCAAACATGGTAGCTCATAAGAGGTGAAAATGTTTGACAGTGGTGCAAGTgaaatagacactaccaaacattTGAACACTAGGATATTAACTAACATATAACATATCTCGGTTAGTGTTATCTGACAGTTCACTCCCATGTCTAAATAACCTGCATACAGAGGTGTGTACCTGGTAAAGGAGATGATAATAACATGGTTTCTTGATGTAGAAAGTGTATgtgtttttctcaaaaaaaaaagtgtatgTGTTGATCAATGTTATACCTGAACCTGTTAATGTGAACCATGTACCAGGGAAGAAAAAAAACCTGACTAACCTGCAGGAATAACTACAGCCCAATGACCACCACAATCAGACAAACCACATGCACAACTATCACAAGAAACCTGCAGGAATGCAATGTCACAACCAAATTCCGGAACTAAGGAGCAATATAACCAAGACCTTGTACCAATAAAGCATCAGGAAACACAAAACTGACACCTGATTCAGCATGTCCTTAGGATCCAACACTAAGAATTACAGAACACAACAACCGGAATCCGATCCCCTAGCATGCGGTTTCATCCCTACAGGTGATAGCAGTGTAGAGGGAGCACTGGGCACCATGTTTAGCTGCACCACCATTGACTGTGATGTGTGCTCAGTGCCTCACGGGGAGTCAAGGCTGCCCAGCGGTGACTGTCAGAGGGAAAGTGGCTCAATTATGGGCTCTACTTGGTGCAGTTGGAAGCAGTTGTACTCTGCATCAAGCGAGGTGCTCATGTAACCACAACAATGAATATCTTGCTACATCAACAGCTAAATCAGGTGGAATGTACTCGGCAGGTGGATGGAAGGTTGTATCGAATACTCAACAAAACAACTCCCGACTACATTCTCTCATGATATACGGTGAGATGCTTCTTTGTCAAAACTAAGACTACATTGCACCAAAGAATACCAGCATATCACTGCAACTCACAATGAGTCTTTGTCAAAATTAAGACATGTTCATATAACCCATAATTGGTTGAAAAATCCCACCTTATAAGTGGAAGCTATCTCACGAATCTGTAACATAGTTTTCTTAAAACAAACTCGAATGGAGTGAAATTCTGATCAGGTCATCAGTTCTACTATAAAATATCATCTTGTGAAATTACAAATAtgaaaatttcagagaagaaTAAAAAGATATCCATATTGttgttctcgcaaaaaaaaaaaaatgcttgcACTGGACCGATTCACATCCATACAGATATAACAACTCACCAGGACCAGTAGAGTGAATATATTTTCATACATGTACAATGACTATTAAAATAATGCACAACGGTAAAAAAAAATCTTAATTTCCAAGCAACCTAAATGAATGAAGCAGTCCATTGCCAATAAGAACACAGAGAGCAAAGAAGCCACAAAGAAACATACCTTATGTCAGAAACAGAGAAGTTTGTGTGATATGCAAATGTATAAGAAAAAGGTCTTCCATCAGTGTTGGTATTTCTGATTGTAGACGTGAGACTCACATCCCCCAAAGCATCAAGAGCAATTCTGAAGCCAAACTCAAAACTGTTATTGTTAAATAAGAAAAGAGCAGAGTCAAATATGTGTATACATGATCAAATGCATAAAAGGTTGTCAATGTGCCAATTCGTGGGTTAAGCCTCTAACACAAACCTGTGGGGCCATATTTTTAAATCATCTTCATTAGGCTTCAGGATAATATCAACAAAAGCTTTAATTGGAGGATTTACTGGTGAAGGGGGTGAATTATCATCAATTGTCCAAAGCCAATTCCTTGCAAATCCATGCTGCTCAAGATTTCCATTAGATCCAAACTGCCTTAACAGGGTAGTTCTTAAGTGATCAGCCGAAAACACTTAACATGACCAAGTCATTAAAGGTGAATGTTGCATACTTGGGGAAAGCAAATGGGTATCCCATCGCGGACCGCTTTGGGAGGTTTGAAATTGGCGTACAAAAAAGAAGTTCACTTTCAAACCAATTAAAGCATCGCTTGATATAGGTGACAAAATATTATTGTAGAGATAGGGAGAATTATCTTGAGATGGCAAAAGAGAACAAGTAtttttcatccatttgatcaaacaTCGTTGAAGCAGTGTAGCCAGGTTCAGTCGGTAGTGTTGATAAAAGTATTTGTAGTTCCTTCGGTATAAGTAAACATGTGTTAGAGTGATGCCCAGCCAAACCTCCACTGGTTTGTAGCATACATATCAAATGGAAACCAGCATAGAAACTCAAAACACTAATAATTCACCTGGATATGGCATAGTTCAAAATGCACGCTAATTTTGAATGTTCAGTTCCTGATAAAGCAACAAAAAATATCAACCATCAATCATCATCAAAATTAACCATTACATTTCTAGAGTACGTGCTGAATAGTGCAGTGAgaaaaatctacaggaataaaccCACTGTATATATTGCCAACCATTTATTGCAAATCACCTAAATAGTGCAgtgagaaaaaaaaatcatagttTAAGATGATACCTCGAACAGCCAGTTTAGTCTTTGAGGCCTAAATCTGCAATGCATAATGCCAACCGTTGTCATAAGAAaaatcattgtttaagatgataccCATGAATCATTCGATTGTGTCCATGCTTGACTATATAATGCGCTCCAATATATAATTGCGGAATCTCAcagcaaaaaaaatcaaatcaccATACCACTCCCAACAGCGATAATATATCAAGGCTAGCAAGAAGTCCCAGATGCACCGCATGCTAAGCTGAATAAATTGATTTAGCCCACACAGACCAAATGAGAAATCTGAAAATACACTGATTGAGTTCTTGTAGGCATAAAAACAAACAGTTCTTAGGCACCAAAATCACAAAGCAGATCATCTAATCATCAGAAAATTCCCATCGGCACCTACCTCCTTCCCGCTTCCGGTCCTGAGCTGACAGGAAGGAACTGGGGCAGGGGCTCCCATGACAGccacggagagagagagaggagggcgcccGTGCCGGTGAGAGGAGGAGGCTTCAACGGCGCCCCCACTCCAGTCCGTCCGCTCTGCCAGCGACCACGTACACGTCGTCGGGTCCTCAACCGTGCCACCAGCCACCTCGAGAAGGAAAGGAGAGGTCCGAGATCCTTCTCCACGCTGTCAGCCGTctcgggagagagaggagggcgcggCAGGGCGATAGCTGCGCAGACGGCGGCACGACGGTGGAGAGGGAGAGAACTGGGCTCTGGCCCTAGCGGCACATCTTGATGCTTTGATTATACTGCCATGGCGACACCCACGACAGGGAGCAGCTTATAGGAAGGGCAAGGGGGCAGCTGAGAGAGGAGGCCCTCAGTTTTGGAAAGGGGAGGCGTCGCGCGATCGCCTGACTCCCGCGGCAGGCGCCGCTCGACGCGTCCGCCTCGGCTGCACCCCGGCCACCAGCAGCTTGCCCCCGGCCAAATTTCAGCCGACCTCTACAGCGGCGCCATTCCCGCCGCCTCTACATCGTCGCAGCAGGGGTGGAGCCGGCCGGAGCTGTTCGTGCGCGCCTCGACtccggccgcgtcggccacgcACGGGCGGgcacgccgccggccgcgtcggccactCGCGGGCACGGGCGAGCAGGCCCGGCCAGGCAGCAGCTGCAGCTCGGCCACGGACGGGCAGGCGGGGCGCGGTTGTCGGCGGGGCGAGCCGTGGCCGGGCGGGTGCGGCGCTCGCCGCGACGGGCGcgggcgtgggcgtgggcgggACGGAGCTGGCCGCCGGCGTGGCCTGGCGAGCCATGGCCGGGCGTGGCCTGCCGGGAcgcggcggaggtcgccggagcgGGGCGAGCCGTGGCTGGGCGGGGGCGGCGCTCGCCGCGACGGCCGCGGGCGTGACCTGGCGAGCCATGGCCGGGCGTGGCCTGCCGGGACGCGGCGGACGCCGGGGCGGGGCGAGCAGTGGCCGGGCGGGGGCGGCGCTCGCTGCGACGGCCGCGGGTGTGGGCGGGGCGGAGCTGGCCACCGGCGTGGTGCTCGTCCCGGCCGTGCACGTCGTGCTGCGTGCTGGCGTCGAGCTCGCCGGGGACAGCCAAGGAAAGGAAGGAAGGAGACGCGGCGATAAAATAGCACCGGCCACTCCGCACGAACAGATGGAAGCGGGCCCGCAAGCGAACGACCAGGCGGTGGGGAGAAAACATTACGTACACCAAAAAGGGGCCAACCAACAGGAAACACAGTGGAGGTGGGTAAAAAAGAAGTGCAACCTACACCAAAAAACGTACACAAAAACAAAGGGACGGACAGAATTACACGTGTCAACCAGCAGGAGTGCCcaaaaaaaatcccaaaaaaCTGAGAAAAATCGAAATCGTTCAGgtttagtatagtagttatttACAGATTTGCTAGGCGTCTGATTTTTATTATGTCCTAGTCTACTTCTTAGTCATTAGGTTAGCCTCGTCAACTGATTGAGATTTTACTAGTTGCAAGTGGGTTGCAACTAAGACTTTCCCCACATGCAAGTGGGTTGTAACTTGTAATTGAGAAAATATCCACACCATTGAATTTGTTCCAAAATTCATGCTGGGTTATGAGTTGCATTAGTTGCAATTAGGTTGTAGTTGAGACTAGATGACATAAGGTGACTGAGATTCCccttatttttaaaaataaattaaaattacAACAGTTATTATAAGTCGAAGGGAGTAGATTTAATTGAAACATCTACAAATTTTGAATGTATTATATTAGTTTAGAGTGAATGATTCTTGTCCGACTTAAAATTGAGCTTAGAAAATCCATTATTCAGATTTTTCCAAGTTTTCATGCATAGTATTTCTTATTAGAGTTTTAAGGACTGTATATACGTTAATTTTATTTAGAGCATgcacaatggtagagaaggcatgtCTTCCCTTACCTcgccacatcagctagagaagTCAATAGATACAAGTCATATAATGCATTATCTTTTATAACTATTTCTAGCAATTAATATTAATAATTAGAATTTGGTTAAAAATTTGTGGCTCGGGAAGACTACGGTGGAGAAGATAGTCATCTCTTATTTCCTAAGAGATgattctctttcttcattctctCTTCTCCAATTAATCAAAAAAATTCGACATGGTACCTCTAAGAAAATGGACACCCAGCACCTCCAGGTCGCCTACAAGCCACACCAAATTTAGGCCTTTCACAATAGATTGTATCTTAGCACGCTATCCTAGGTAGTGCTCAAAATGACAACCAGCATCTGAGAGCTTTTTAGCAGTTGGGTTAACCATTAGACATTGACATATGGTAATAGCAAGAACAGCTTTTCATCGATAATCATGTTACATATGTGTAGAAATATTATCTTTTGGACGGGGGTAGATTTATTTGTACATCGCAGGTAATCAACTTTTTTTTGCCAGGTCTTCTGATCTTTGAAATAACAATGATGTTCATTCATCTAACTATATATCTTATCAGTAGCTTAAACCATCCGCATGGTTCCTTCCAATTATTTGAAGAACTACCACCAATAACAAAGCTTTCAAAATGGATCAGTTCAACATGACCAAAATTAGCATCATTTCTAATGATGAGCAAAGAAACAAAAAACCATCTCACTTTCCAAACAACAGCACCGACAAGATAGAATCAGTGCCACAACCGCTGCTACCGGACCTACAATCGCTAGATGAACTATCTAAATCAGCTCAACCTGCCCCCACACTAGCcagttctttttctttgtttataTGTATCTCAGGTTAGCTCCCCATGATCCGCCTAATGGCAGCTCGCTGCGACGACGACAGCCTCGCCGGGAAGGTCACATCAAACCTGATCCTCAGGCTCCCCTTCTTCCCTGGCTCCTTCCGGATCGGCCACCCTTCGTTCTCGATCACGATCTCATGCCCAGGGCGCACCACTTCGTCCACACTGACAGGAAGGCTCCTGCCATCGAGGGTCTTGAGGTTTATGGTCGTCCCGGCAAGAGCATCCACCAAAGCGATCTTGTGGCTTACTAGGAGGTTGTTCCCTTCTAGAGTGTAGGTGTCATGAGGCTTCACGTCGATCACGAAGGTAAGGTCCTGTGGTAGATAGCCATGCAGCGTGTCTCCTTTGTTGTCAAATGTCACCTTTGTTCCCCTTTTCCAGCCTGGCAGCACCTCGACCTGCAAGACCTCTGTCTCGACCTCTAGCTTTCTGCAGAAGATGACATGAAGATGGAGAATCAGATACCCAATATCGAACTGAAAACATCTCAAGCCAATTGTGCTGCCATGTAATGCAGCAAAACTAAGAGGAAGGACTTTAACCAATTGGGACTCAGTCCTAGGGTAAATAAGAAAATACGAAATAGTATGAAGAACTAAAGAGACCAAAAGAAATAGACATGTAGAACTGAACCAAGATAAGTAGTAGGATGGCAGGTAGGATGTCAATCACAGTATTATTTTCACATTCACATCAATTACAAAAAACACATTGTGCATTTACCAGCCACCTGCTCATCAGGGTTAAGATTTAAGAACACTCAGAATCCAGGCAAACAGTAGCCACGCCCTTGCCACCAAACTCCTTAATTTAACTTCCAACAATTCTATTTTGGATTTGTCGGGTCATTTAACTGGAGATAACAAGATTATAAAAAGAGTAGGGGCTTCTATCTGAGACAACATTGCAGCAAAGATATCGTTGAATAAGAAAAGCTGATGTGTGTTTACAGATGTTTAAAATTAAATACCACAAAGATGCACTCAAGTTAAGCTTTTAACAAGCATTTCAAATCCACACAACTTGCTTGCAAAAAATCCGACTAGGTAATATGAAATATTAACGCAATATTGTCTCTAAACAAACACAATATTGCAGTTAAAATATTTATCCCATGAAAGTGCAATGGAGAACACAAACCAAGCTTCTGACAATCAAAAATTGCAAAGTTAATCTCAGTACAGGCTTACATTTCAAGTTTCATACTTGTCTTCCCAGGATTAAATAAAACttttaaaacatgtgtgtatatgGTAAAAGTAGATACATACCCATCAGGTTTTGCGACATTCCTAGTGATCTTCATCTTcttttttgttccattaaacaACTCTTCAAGAGAACACATTAATGTTTTTTCCACAGGCGGGGGCTTTTCTAGCTGTCTTGTGCTAGTACTGGGTTCCTTCTGAGAACTGGAAGAAGCCTCACTTCGACTATTCCTTGCTGAGGTCCGGTGTGTTGGTTGAAAGCGCCTTCGGTCTTGGTCAAAGGTGTATGTCTTGTTGCTCGCCATGAACTCGTTAAAGAAATCATCTGGGTCACTAGGATTGTACCGGAAATTACTTGGACCACTTGGGCCTGCAGTTGTGGAGGTACGGCTATACGAACCAGGTGGAGGCATCCCCTTTAAACCTTCTTCACCATATTGGTCATATACTGCACGCTTTTCTGGATCACTTAGTACCTGGCAAAATCATACAAAGCTGGTGAGAAGAGCAAATAAGTATAACAACTCATGAACTAAA includes:
- the LOC124691686 gene encoding dnaJ homolog subfamily B member 1-like; protein product: MDYYNILKVNRNATLEDLKKSYRRLARTWHPDKNPTAGAEAEAKFKQITEAYEVLSDPEKRAVYDQYGEEGLKGMPPPGSYSRTSTTAGPSGPSNFRYNPSDPDDFFNEFMASNKTYTFDQDRRRFQPTHRTSARNSRSEASSSSQKEPSTSTRQLEKPPPVEKTLMCSLEELFNGTKKKMKITRNVAKPDGKLEVETEVLQVEVLPGWKRGTKVTFDNKGDTLHGYLPQDLTFVIDVKPHDTYTLEGNNLLVSHKIALVDALAGTTINLKTLDGRSLPVSVDEVVRPGHEIVIENEGWPIRKEPGKKGSLRIRFDVTFPARLSSSQRAAIRRIMGS